A part of Helicobacter himalayensis genomic DNA contains:
- a CDS encoding Coenzyme F420 hydrogenase/dehydrogenase, beta subunit C-terminal domain, with the protein MRLKSSSGGVFSLLARAVLEQGGVVFGAGYVKPDSESPASCCEDSKNPKQSTKTSKNTASQNPQNLRSQKNAKMSAQHSVAEVKYDSLAQGETIDGVANLEVRHSFIESLQELDNFRRSKYVESPIGDCFIKAKEFLRAGRLVLFSGVQCQIHGLNAFLRKKYPNLLTIEVICNSVPSPKIWRIYKESMLEGEDSQLLDFNFRGKDYGWERGIFAAKTKTKTKTKTKTKTIPHTLSPYYTGFLGHTITRPSCENCFSKDMRSGADITLGDFWGVRNFHPDFVDDRGISCVIFNNANAHKWLDSIMPFAKVEKSSIYAVLSGNRALVQSGFVNKKRKKILTKIINLYEQKCKEFGTDSPQSLARQKAARKAINLLHKLTKTPILTRLVRFVKRCIKKVILLLLPRKAKDFLKPRIKKFRQRMAR; encoded by the coding sequence TTGCGCTTAAAAAGCTCAAGTGGCGGTGTGTTTAGCCTTTTGGCACGCGCTGTTTTGGAGCAAGGTGGCGTGGTATTTGGCGCGGGGTATGTGAAGCCAGATTCCGAAAGCCCCGCGTCTTGTTGCGAGGATTCTAAGAATCCAAAGCAATCCACAAAAACCTCAAAGAACACTGCATCTCAGAATCCACAAAATCTAAGAAGTCAAAAAAATGCCAAGATGAGCGCGCAACACAGCGTAGCAGAGGTGAAATACGATTCACTCGCACAAGGCGAGACAATAGATGGAGTAGCAAACCTCGAAGTGCGCCACAGCTTTATAGAATCCTTGCAAGAGCTTGATAATTTCCGCCGTTCAAAATATGTGGAATCGCCAATTGGCGATTGCTTCATCAAGGCTAAAGAGTTTTTACGCGCAGGCAGGCTTGTGCTTTTTAGTGGCGTGCAGTGCCAGATTCACGGACTTAATGCATTTTTGCGTAAAAAATATCCTAACCTTCTTACTATCGAGGTGATTTGCAACTCAGTGCCTAGTCCAAAAATATGGCGGATTTATAAGGAAAGTATGCTTGAGGGGGAGGATTCTCAACTTCTTGATTTTAATTTTCGCGGAAAAGATTATGGTTGGGAGAGGGGCATTTTTGCCGCAAAGACAAAGACAAAGACAAAGACAAAGACAAAGACAAAGACAATACCACACACTCTATCGCCTTACTATACGGGATTTTTGGGACATACGATTACGCGTCCTAGTTGTGAAAATTGTTTTTCCAAGGATATGCGAAGTGGTGCGGATATTACGCTTGGTGATTTTTGGGGTGTGAGGAATTTCCACCCAGATTTTGTAGATGATAGGGGCATTAGCTGTGTGATTTTTAATAATGCAAATGCGCATAAATGGTTAGATTCCATAATGCCTTTTGCTAAGGTGGAAAAATCAAGCATATATGCCGTGCTATCTGGGAATAGAGCGCTTGTCCAAAGTGGTTTTGTCAATAAAAAACGCAAAAAGATTCTCACCAAGATTATAAATCTGTATGAGCAAAAATGTAAAGAATTTGGCACAGACTCCCCACAAAGCCTTGCGCGCCAAAAGGCGGCGCGCAAGGCGATAAATCTCCTACACAAACTCACAAAAACCCCCATTTTAACGCGCCTTGTGCGCTTTGTAAAAAGATGTATTAAAAAAGTCATTTTGCTTCTACTCCCACGCAAAGCAAAGGACTTCCTCAAGCCTCGCATCAAAAAATTTAGACAAAGGATGGCAAGATGA
- a CDS encoding NADH-quinone oxidoreductase subunit I gives MPILPKYELCCGCHACYSACPHDSIEMNWDFEGFMYPHIDEMTCTECKQCEIACPTLPFLHTAPYDSVRKKSTFPKVMPNQTLHFIALENAKIALGGGHYLLSKNHNIQILPTQIF, from the coding sequence TTGCCAATTTTGCCAAAATACGAGTTATGTTGCGGTTGCCATGCGTGTTATAGTGCTTGTCCGCACGATAGCATAGAGATGAATTGGGATTTTGAGGGTTTTATGTATCCGCATATTGATGAGATGACTTGCACGGAATGCAAGCAGTGCGAGATTGCCTGCCCGACATTGCCATTTTTACACACCGCGCCTTATGATAGCGTGCGTAAAAAATCTACTTTCCCAAAAGTTATGCCAAATCAGACACTGCATTTCATCGCGCTTGAAAATGCAAAAATAGCCCTAGGGGGGGGGCATTACTTACTAAGCAAAAATCACAATATTCAAATTCTCCCAACACAAATCTTTTAA
- a CDS encoding FtsW/RodA/SpoVE family cell cycle protein encodes MANKRLFFISIGLICVGVLMSYSLAVYLVGFFNYEPFHFLKRELFVAIIGILFMWLFAQLDPDESFKKIGLMLFVISLLLMIGMHFLPTSLVSSAGGAKRWIRLPSFSLAPSEFFKIGFVYFLAWSFSRKFSTKKHVRLIDEIKTFIPYLVLFFVAVVLIAVLQNDLGQVIVLALTLGFMLLFAGGSLRLLGIIMLTTLSVGLVAIVTSPHRIMRVKLWWANAQDSILALLPQGLAQSLRVENLPEPYQIYHASNAIANGGFLGNGLGEGVIKLGFLSEVHTDIILAGIVEELGFVGLFCVVVLFCAMLFYIFKIANRVQNMTYYLFCVGVALLLAFSFIINAFGISGITPIKGIAVPFISYGGSSLLANCFAIGLVLSISRKAHL; translated from the coding sequence TTGGCAAACAAACGACTTTTTTTTATTAGTATTGGTCTTATTTGTGTGGGCGTGCTTATGTCGTATTCGCTCGCGGTGTATTTGGTGGGTTTTTTTAATTACGAGCCATTTCATTTTCTTAAGCGCGAGCTTTTTGTGGCTATCATTGGAATCCTCTTTATGTGGCTGTTTGCGCAACTCGATCCCGATGAAAGTTTCAAAAAAATCGGGCTTATGTTGTTTGTGATTTCACTTCTTCTGATGATTGGTATGCATTTTTTGCCAACTTCTTTGGTGAGCTCTGCCGGTGGAGCAAAACGTTGGATTCGCTTGCCTAGCTTTTCTCTCGCACCTTCGGAATTTTTTAAAATCGGCTTTGTGTATTTTTTGGCGTGGAGTTTTTCGCGCAAATTTAGCACCAAAAAGCATGTGCGCTTAATTGATGAGATCAAAACTTTCATTCCATATTTGGTGCTGTTTTTTGTGGCTGTGGTGCTAATAGCGGTTTTGCAAAATGACTTAGGGCAGGTGATTGTGCTTGCACTCACGCTTGGATTTATGCTACTTTTTGCAGGCGGGAGCTTGCGACTTTTGGGGATTATTATGCTTACAACACTAAGCGTGGGGCTTGTAGCGATTGTGACAAGTCCGCATCGCATTATGCGTGTGAAGCTGTGGTGGGCAAATGCACAAGATTCTATCCTTGCGCTTTTACCTCAAGGCTTAGCGCAATCTTTGCGCGTGGAAAATCTGCCAGAACCTTATCAAATTTACCATGCAAGCAATGCTATCGCAAATGGCGGATTCTTGGGCAATGGCTTGGGCGAAGGCGTAATAAAACTTGGCTTTTTAAGCGAAGTGCATACGGATATTATTTTGGCTGGGATTGTCGAGGAGTTGGGCTTTGTGGGGCTTTTTTGTGTTGTAGTGCTTTTTTGCGCGATGCTTTTTTATATCTTTAAAATCGCAAATCGCGTGCAAAATATGACTTATTACCTTTTTTGTGTGGGTGTGGCGTTGTTGCTTGCATTTTCATTTATCATCAATGCTTTTGGGATTTCTGGCATTACACCTATTAAGGGCATTGCAGTGCCTTTTATCAGTTATGGTGGAAGCTCGCTGCTTGCAAACTGCTTTGCCATTGGCTTAGTTTTAAGCATTTCACGCAAAGCGCACCTTTAA
- a CDS encoding DUF1104 domain-containing protein, whose translation MKVQGLTMAVLASVFALGVAYGADYSKKSESELIKLNGTLKKIEDAVDLKLEIKKRIAKMDDKQKPEFVKKLKESYEENTAEMKVKDLRKLERETKEAFAKRIQKLSDAEKKELGLNKEAHSCHMHGDDEHKHKHHKH comes from the coding sequence ATGAAAGTTCAAGGTTTAACAATGGCGGTTTTGGCAAGCGTTTTTGCGCTGGGTGTAGCTTATGGTGCAGATTATAGCAAGAAAAGCGAATCAGAACTTATCAAGCTTAATGGCACGCTCAAAAAAATTGAAGATGCGGTGGATTTAAAACTTGAAATCAAAAAACGCATTGCAAAAATGGACGACAAGCAAAAGCCAGAGTTTGTAAAAAAACTCAAAGAATCTTATGAGGAAAACACAGCTGAAATGAAAGTCAAAGACTTACGCAAACTCGAAAGGGAGACAAAAGAAGCATTTGCAAAAAGAATACAAAAGCTTAGCGATGCCGAGAAAAAAGAGCTTGGCTTAAACAAGGAAGCTCACTCGTGCCATATGCACGGAGATGATGAGCACAAGCATAAACACCATAAACACTAA
- a CDS encoding class II fructose-bisphosphate aldolase → MLVSGSEILLKAHKEGYGVGAFNFVNFEMLNAIFNAALEANSPIIVQASEGAIKYMGIDMAVGLVQILSKRYPQIPVALNLDHGTSFESCKKAIDAGFTSVMIDASHHPFEENVATTKEVVQYAHSKGVSVEAELGRLMGIEDNISVDEKDAVLVNPDEAEEFVRETKVDYLAPAIGTSHGAFKFKGEPKLDFARLQEVKRRTNIPLVLHGASAIPQYVREAFLATGGDLKGSKGVPFEFLQEAVKGGINKVNIDTDLRIAFMAEVRRVANEDPTQFDLRKFFAPGMQAMQKVIVERMQVLGSAGKA, encoded by the coding sequence ATGCTAGTAAGTGGTAGTGAAATTTTACTAAAAGCCCATAAAGAGGGCTATGGCGTAGGTGCGTTTAACTTTGTAAATTTTGAGATGTTAAATGCAATTTTTAACGCCGCGCTTGAGGCAAACTCGCCTATCATCGTGCAAGCAAGTGAAGGTGCGATAAAATATATGGGGATTGATATGGCAGTAGGGCTCGTGCAAATCCTAAGCAAGCGCTACCCGCAAATCCCAGTCGCGCTAAACCTTGATCACGGCACTAGCTTTGAATCTTGCAAAAAGGCAATTGACGCGGGCTTTACTTCCGTGATGATTGATGCCTCACACCATCCTTTTGAAGAAAATGTTGCTACAACTAAAGAAGTCGTGCAATACGCACACAGCAAAGGCGTCAGCGTAGAGGCGGAGCTTGGGCGACTAATGGGGATAGAGGACAATATTTCTGTTGATGAAAAAGACGCAGTGCTAGTCAATCCAGATGAAGCAGAAGAGTTTGTCAGAGAAACAAAGGTTGATTATCTAGCACCCGCTATTGGCACAAGTCACGGAGCTTTTAAGTTTAAGGGCGAACCAAAGCTTGATTTTGCGCGTTTGCAGGAAGTCAAACGCCGAACAAATATACCGCTAGTTTTGCATGGTGCAAGCGCGATACCACAATATGTACGCGAAGCGTTTTTAGCCACTGGTGGAGATCTCAAGGGTAGCAAGGGCGTGCCTTTTGAGTTTTTGCAAGAAGCAGTCAAAGGTGGGATTAATAAAGTTAATATTGACACGGATTTGCGTATCGCTTTTATGGCGGAAGTGCGTCGCGTGGCAAATGAAGATCCGACACAATTTGACTTGCGTAAATTTTTTGCCCCCGGAATGCAAGCAATGCAAAAAGTCATCGTCGAGCGTATGCAGGTGCTAGGCTCTGCGGGCAAAGCCTAA
- a CDS encoding peptidylprolyl isomerase, translated as MKKILLSLALVGILSPALTAKTYATVNGKAITEKDFEGFKQEFPNFDFDKLNEQEKQIVLNQVIDEYIVLGAARAEKMDTTKDYTDKVEAFKKRLLLDSWMQKQAQSIQMPNFSDEQIRQIYKENEARFIDQEGKARHIVVASEDEAKAIIADLNKIRGKVEAKFIDLANQKTIDPVGKQQQNGGDLGTFHRARMVPEFSKAAFDLKPGTYTKIPVKTQFGYHVIYLESKTEPKVIGYDQAKQIILQDMQMQAFNQAIGEKVQALRKNAKIQINK; from the coding sequence ATGAAAAAAATACTTTTAAGCTTGGCATTGGTTGGGATACTCTCACCTGCATTGACAGCAAAAACCTATGCGACGGTAAATGGCAAGGCGATTACAGAAAAGGACTTTGAGGGTTTTAAACAAGAATTTCCAAACTTTGATTTTGACAAATTAAACGAGCAAGAAAAGCAAATCGTGCTTAATCAAGTCATTGATGAATACATAGTTCTTGGTGCAGCACGTGCGGAAAAGATGGATACGACAAAAGACTACACTGACAAAGTCGAAGCATTTAAAAAACGCTTATTACTAGATTCTTGGATGCAAAAGCAAGCCCAATCAATTCAAATGCCAAACTTTAGCGATGAGCAAATCCGCCAAATTTACAAAGAAAATGAAGCACGTTTTATCGATCAAGAGGGCAAAGCGCGCCATATTGTCGTGGCAAGTGAAGATGAGGCAAAGGCTATTATCGCAGATCTAAATAAAATTAGAGGAAAAGTTGAGGCAAAATTTATTGACTTAGCAAATCAAAAAACAATCGATCCAGTGGGCAAACAACAACAAAATGGCGGAGATTTAGGCACATTTCACCGCGCGCGTATGGTGCCTGAGTTTTCAAAAGCAGCATTTGATTTAAAGCCCGGTACTTACACTAAAATTCCTGTTAAAACGCAGTTTGGCTACCATGTGATTTATTTAGAAAGCAAAACTGAGCCAAAGGTGATTGGTTATGATCAAGCAAAACAAATTATTCTGCAAGATATGCAAATGCAGGCGTTTAATCAAGCAATAGGCGAAAAAGTTCAAGCTTTACGTAAGAACGCGAAGATTCAAATAAACAAATAA